CCAACCACACCTTACTGCCAGAGGCGCTGGAAAAGTGGAGTGTGCCTCTCTTTGAAAAGGTATTGCCGCGTCATTTGGAAATCATTTACGAGATCAACGCTCGCTTCCTGCAAGACGAAGTCGAAGCGAAATGGCCTGGGGATGATGCTAAGAAGTCCGAGCTCTCCATCATCGAAGAGGGCTATCCTAAGATGGTGCGCATGGCCTATCTGTCTGTGGTGGGCTCGACCAAGGTCAATGGTGTGGCTGCGCTGCACACTGAACTATTGAAGAAGCATCTCTTCGCGACCTTCCACGAACTCTATCCGAACAAGTTGATCAATATGACCAATGGCATTACGCCGCGCCGCTGGTTGCTGGCCTGTAATCCAGGCTTAAGTGAATTGATCACAGAGAAGGTTGGCGATGATTGGCCGAAACATCTCGATCAATTGCAGGACATTGCAAAACTCGCCGACGACGCGGAATTCCAAGAGCGTTTCATGGACATTAAGCGCTCGAATAAGCAAGCCTTTGCCGATTTCGTGTTGGAAGATTCGGGCACGGTTATTAGCCCTGATGCGCTCTTTGATGTGCAGATCAAGCGTCTGCACGAATACAAGCGCCAGCACCTAAACCTGCTGCACATCCTTACGCTCTACCGCCGTCTTTTGAACGATCCGAGTTATGAGATGAATCCGCGTGTCTTTATCTTCGGAGCGAAGGCTGCGCCAGGCTACGCGCTGGCTAAGAACATCATTCGCGCCATCAACAAGGTGGCCGATAAGGTGAACAACGATCCCCGCATTAACGATAAGATTAAAATCGTCTTCCCGCAAAACTATCGCGTGACCATGGCAGAAAAGATGATCCCAGCTGCGGATCTCTCCGAGCAAATCTCGACTGCAGGTAAGGAAGCTTCCGGCACCGGCAACATGAAGCTGGCCCTGAATGGCGCACTGACTATCGGCACCCTGGATGGAGCCAATGTGGAAATCGGCGAAGAAGTTGGCGACGACAATATTTTCATCTTCGGTAATACGGTCGAGCAGGTCGATGCGATTCGCTCCAAGGGCTACAATCCATACGATTATTACAACAGCAATTGGGAGCTTAAGGCTGTCATTGACTGGTTGCGCTCCGATTACTTCACTCCTGGCGAGCACGACGCTTTTGCGCCGCTTTGCAGCAGCTGGCTGGAAGGGGGCGACCCATTCCTTTGCCTTGCAGACTACGCCGACTATGTGCGTGCTCAGGAAGAAGTGGATAAAGCCTTCAGCGATAAGAAACGCTGGGCCAAGATGGCCATTATGAATACTGCGCGCGTAGGCAAGTTCTCCTCCGACCGCACCATTGCACAATACGCAGAGCAAATCTGGCATCTTAAGCCCGTCAAAATCGGTGCTTAGTCCCTGAGGTCGGAGGTCAGAGAACAGAGGTCAGAGAACAGAGGTCAGCTACTGTGAAGCAGTTCGTTATGGAAATCGCGGCATGCGCCATTTTGGCGAGATCGGAAGCGCTATAACTGATTGATATTCATATCGGGCCTCTGGCCTCTGTCTGCGGGCCTCTGTCTTCTGACTGCTCTCTCTCAGGTTCATAATGTAAGAGTGTGTGTTTCAGCGCTTCCAGTGGCAGCGTTGTTATCATTGCGCGCGTACATGCTTAGAGCTGCCGTCAACACGACGATGATCATGTGCTTGCAAAGCGGTTTTAAAGCGACAGAACTACGCATGGCTAGTTTTTGACTCACGAAGCCAGCCGAAACCTCTTACTTTCCAAATCCTTCTACTTTCGATCAGCAATGGAGCCGAGTTCAGCTAAGCATCGTCGTCACTCATTGAAGCGGCGACACATGGGGCCTCCCGCCAAGGGAGCCCGCAAGCATGCATCCTCGAAGCGGGTCGCGCCGACGGAATCTTTCGCGCCGCCTCCAGTGGCTTCGCGCAGAATGATTAGCTTGCCCAAACCGCCGGGGCCACCGCCTGCGTTTAAGCTGTTTCTAGGCGCATTTTTGAGTGTGATGCTCTTAATCGCACTCGGTGGGGGCTATAATGCAGTGGCTTTAGCATTTGCACTGTTGTTGCCGGGCATCGCCTTGGTGATCAAGCCTCCCAGCAAGGGGCTGGGGAAGCTCGGGGATTTTGGTTTCGTGGGCCTATTGCTGTGCTTGCTGCTGGCCTTTGTGCCGCAGTTTTATTGGCCGTCTGCCGCTTGGCGAGAGGAAGCAGCCGCACTCGGTATTGATTTGCCCGCGACTTTGTCGGTGCAGCCTTGGTTGAGTTTTGAGGCTTGGTTGCTGACGTTGGCGGGCTTTGGCTGGTTGTATGCGGCCTTGCAGTGGCCTGTGAATCTATCGGGGCGCCGTTGGTTGTATTTTGGATTGTCGATACTCGTTTGTGGGCTCGCGGGATTTGTGCTTTGGGGCAACCTAATGGGCGCGCGTTACCCCGCCGCGGGGGAAGTGGCTGTCTTTAGCTATTTCAAAGATCCCAAGCTGACGGCTAGTCTGCTGGCGATCGCTGGCATCGCCACTTTTATCTATTCCATCGAAGGGCTGCGTTCGCGCAACTTGGTGCCTCTAATCGGGGTGCCGGCAACTGTGCTTTGTTTCGCCGGCTTACTTGTGTCAGGGGCCTGTGTGGGGCTGTTACTGTATTTTTCCGGCATCGCATTGTGGTTTGTTTGTAGTATACGCTCACGCTCTTTGCCACGTGCGTTTAAGTTCGGCTTCCCTCTGGTGGTGCTGATATTCGGCGTAGTGCTCGTGAATAATGATCGCAGCGTGCAGCGTATGCTGGATCTCGTACGCACTGACACGCAGTTGAATGATCGCTTGCGACTGCCCGTATATGCGGATGCGACGGACATGGTGTTGGCTGCGCCATTGAGTGGTTTTGGGCTGGGCTCGTTTTCGG
The nucleotide sequence above comes from Coraliomargarita algicola. Encoded proteins:
- a CDS encoding glycogen/starch/alpha-glucan phosphorylase; translated protein: MTTKATKSKRSSTKKAPSAKVAEKAFRFDVGDTKESMKTSILNHLRFTLARHQASATKDEWWTATCYAVRDRLLDRFMKTQAVHHEQKVRRAYYLSLEYLMGRLLVNNLHNAGLFDQTRDALTELGQDFNEVCDEEADMGLGNGGLGRLAACFLDSLATLDLPAVGYGIHYEFGLFRQEFKDGYQVEHPDVWMEKGCPWEVMRPNYAQKVQLYGRVEHQMDSKGVFKPKWVDCKVLEGVPYDIGIVGHGGETVNFLRLWDSKSTQEFDLNIFNEGGYVEAVREKAMGETISKVLYPNDSTENGKELRLVQQYFFVSCSLKDIIRRFHANHSDWADFDDYNAIQLNDTHPAIAIPELMRLLIDEYGLDWDAAWKITRNTCNYTNHTLLPEALEKWSVPLFEKVLPRHLEIIYEINARFLQDEVEAKWPGDDAKKSELSIIEEGYPKMVRMAYLSVVGSTKVNGVAALHTELLKKHLFATFHELYPNKLINMTNGITPRRWLLACNPGLSELITEKVGDDWPKHLDQLQDIAKLADDAEFQERFMDIKRSNKQAFADFVLEDSGTVISPDALFDVQIKRLHEYKRQHLNLLHILTLYRRLLNDPSYEMNPRVFIFGAKAAPGYALAKNIIRAINKVADKVNNDPRINDKIKIVFPQNYRVTMAEKMIPAADLSEQISTAGKEASGTGNMKLALNGALTIGTLDGANVEIGEEVGDDNIFIFGNTVEQVDAIRSKGYNPYDYYNSNWELKAVIDWLRSDYFTPGEHDAFAPLCSSWLEGGDPFLCLADYADYVRAQEEVDKAFSDKKRWAKMAIMNTARVGKFSSDRTIAQYAEQIWHLKPVKIGA